A segment of the Bacteriovorax sp. PP10 genome:
GTTGATGCAAACGCCGTATACGCCGCCTACTAAGACGTCATCCAGATAGGTCTCAACTGAATAAGCGAAGCCATGTTTGTGGAGATTGATATAGCTGTCGATAATATCCTGTGTGATCCACGTGCCCTGATTTTCAGCGCGGGGGACCTTTGCACAATTCATGATGACGGCCTCGAAATTTGTATTGAATCTGATTTCGTAAGGATTTTTTCTTAGAAACTTTCTTAGGCTTTTTGAAAGATGTAATTTATCGAAAGCGAGGATCCCACGCGGGTCCGGTGAAAACCATGCCAGCGGGTACTCTTCGGAAATCGGCCATGGAAAAATTCCACGAGAGTAGGCAAGTAAAAGGGATTCAAGTTCAAGATCTCCACCAAGGGCAAGAAGCCCGTGTTCATCAGCATGTTCTAGTGGTGGAAAATCCGCGATGGCCATGACTTACTTACTTCCCATTGCCTGGATTAAAAATGTTGAAAGGCTGCTTGCCACCATCAAAGTTGTTTCCGGTTCGATTTGTTTAATCGCGGCCGATTTTACCTGTGGAGCAATCTCCACCATGTCCGCTCCAGAAATTCTGAAATTTTCAAATAGAGTTTGCATGATGAGCATTGGTTCGTGTGGGCTAAGGCCGCCTGTTTCAGGAGTTCCAGTGGCACCAGCATATTCCTGGTCAAGAACATCAATATCAAAACTGATATAGATCTCTTCAACGTCTAATGCTTTTAACTCGGCAACAATTTGGTCAGCGACAGCGTTTGCTCCGCGATCGAAAACTTCCTGTGCCCAGATTTGCGTGTGGCCAAACTTTTTTTCCCAGTGGTCGCGCTCTTTTCCGCTCGCACGGATTCCGATTTGAACTAAATGTTTTGGGCTTTCCAGATAAGGGATCACTTGAGAAGTCCATGTTCCAAAACATAGATCAATTCCAAGACGCT
Coding sequences within it:
- the aat gene encoding leucyl/phenylalanyl-tRNA--protein transferase; this encodes MAIADFPPLEHADEHGLLALGGDLELESLLLAYSRGIFPWPISEEYPLAWFSPDPRGILAFDKLHLSKSLRKFLRKNPYEIRFNTNFEAVIMNCAKVPRAENQGTWITQDIIDSYINLHKHGFAYSVETYLDDVLVGGVYGVCINRFYSGESMFHTADNASKVALIALLYQLKQKDIGWLDTQMVTPVVESLGGVEITRETYLKMLAVSIK